The sequence CAAATTGGTCATAAAACACGGCAGGCTTGCTTTTAACCCCATCTCTCTGAAAATAAAATGTACTACTGAAGATAAATTGCATGAATTGGTAGTAGTAGCCGAGAATCTTGGTGAAATACCGCCTAATACTGCTTTAATGGTGATCACTGCTGGTAAAAAACGGTACGAAGTATTCCTAAGTTCCAACGAAAGCCGAAATGCTAAAGTGATTATTGAGTTTGTTCCCAAAAATTAGAATTTAATATTCCAGGTAACAGAAGGTAAAACAGGAAACAAAGAAACTTGTTTGCCAGCTACTTTCAATGTCCCGTCTGCTGCTGATCCTTCCTGATCAAAATACAGAAAATAAGGATTAGCTCTGCTATAAATATTATAGATACTAAAGACCCAGTTGCTGGAATATTTCCTTTGCTTTTTGGGCTTGGGTGTATAAGTGGCGGCAATATCCATGCGATGATAGGCATTCATTCTGTACCCATTAATGGTGCCATATTGCTGTGATAAAACACCTCCTATAAAATAAAAACGCTCTGGTACCGACACCGCATTCCCGGTACCGTAAACAAATACGCTGGACAATTTCCATTTTTCACTTAGATTATAATTGGCAACTACAGAAAGATCATGTCTGCGATCGAAACGGCTCGGATATTTCTTGCCTTGATTTAGATCCGGAAATTTTCGCCAGGTCCAGCCAAGGGTATATCCAATCCATCCTGTTAATCTCCCTTTTATCTTGTTAATAAATAATTCTGCACCGTAACTCCACCCCTTACCAAAAACAAACTCTTCTTCTGGATCCTTTAAAGATGGGGTATACCCTTCACGATACTCAATTTGATTTTGCATTGTTTTGTAATACAATTCAAAGGATGTTTCAAACATACCATTATTGAAATTCTTAAAATATCCTGCTGCATATTGCCAGCTCAACTGTGGTTTAACCCTTGCTGTACTTGGCACCCATAAATCGGTAGGCAAAGTGGTACCGGCATTACTAACCAGATGGATGTATTGCAGGTTTCTGGTAATACCCCATTTCAATGAACTGGTCTCATCCAGAGTATATCGGAAAGTAGCTCTGGGTTCAATACCACCATATTGGCTAAATGTACTGTAACGTAAGCCAATATTTAATTTAAGCTTGTTATTGATATCCCAGTCGTCCTGCACATACAATGCAGCTTCATTGGCCATCTTGGTGGGGGCATTATTTGGCGCAAACACCACACTGTCCTGATTTCCTGCCACAATATTGGGTAAAAAACGATGTCTTGTATAGAGTGCCCCAAATTTGATTTTATGAGAAGGACTGGCAAACCAATCAAAATCAGTTTTGGCCGTCAGATCCTTAATGCCGGATGAAAGCCTGATATTGAAATCATTCTGACTCCCACTTAAATTAAAATGATAATCATTGTACACCAATGTGGTATTTGAAAATAACTTTTTATTAAAAACATGATTCCATCTGACTGTTGCAGTGGCATTTCCCCAGTCAATTAAAGTTCTGAAAGATCGGGCTGCATTATTAAAAGTGAACTTATCTCTTCCAAAATAGCCACTGATGTATAAATGATCTTTTTCAGAAATCTGAAAATTCATTTTTGCATTAATATCATAGAAATAGTAACCCGAACCATAAAAATCACTTGTTTTAGAAATCAGCGGTTTGGTAATAGCATCCACATAAGTTCTTCTTGCAGAAAACATATAAGAAGACTTTTTCTTTTTGATAGGTCCTTGTATGGAAAAGCGGGAAGCAATCAAACCGATACCAGCATCAATCTGCGTATTATTCTGGTTACCTTCTTTCATTGCAATATCCACTACTGATGAAAGTCTTCCTCCATATTGTGCAGGCATCCCGCCTTTAATCAGACTTACGTTTTTTATTGCATCCGAATTAAAGACAGAAAAGAAACCAAATAAATGGCCGGTATTATATACAACCGCATCATCCAGCAGTATTAGGTTTTGATCCGGGCCTCCACCCCTTACATAAAATCCTGCATTTCCTTCGCCTGCATTTCTAACACCTGGCATTAACTGCAATGTTTTCAGAATATCCACCTCACCCATGAATGCCGGCAAAGCTTTGGCAGTGGTTATAGATAAATCGAGTTTACCCATCTGAGCTGTTTTAACATTGTTGTCTCTTTTACGGGCTGTTACAATTACATCCTGCAAAACCACACCGGAATTGGGCTGCAAAGAGATATTTAAATTGAGGTTATCCTGCAATTGGATAGACAATGCTTTTGATTGATAACCAATAAAATTTATAATCAACTGGTATTTACCTTTAGGAAGTGTTATGGAGTAAAAACCATAACTATTAGAAGTGATTGATTTACCCAGGTCGCGAATAGTTAGCGTTGCGCCAATTAAGCTTTCTCCTGAAAGACTATCCCTTATATATCCGTTAAGGGTAAATTTTTCCTGTGCCTGAACACCTATTACCCCAAATACAACAAAAATAAACAGCAGGATTTTTTTCATTATTTAATTAACATACAGCACCAACAATAGTTCGGGTAATCAGTATGATTACTTCCGGACAACATTCAATGTATCCTTTACCTCTCCGCACTCCAGCATAGAAGTTGGCAAATAAGGGTTTTTAATTTCACTGCTGGCACTTAACCAGGCTGCACCATTGTTATCCATGGCCATTGGGCAATACTGATAATAAATTACCTCTCTGTCGAACTGTACTTTCTTAATCAGTGTTGTCATTTGCTCTGTCAATAGCTGAAATGCTTTTCTTTTTTCTTCCAGTAAAGTTTCTCCTTTTAGACCAATCAGTTCAGCTTGCAGTGATTCAGTTAGTACTCCTGCTTCAGATTTAATGCTATCTGCGCTAATTTCATTCAATGGAATAACTGAAAGGGTCTTGGCAAACCGTTCAGCCGCTGTATCCACCTTACTGATATTTTCCTCTATAAATGCATCTTTTAAAGCGTAGTATGCTGTAAGAGAGGCGCTAAATGCTGTATTAAATGTATCTGAATGATTGGAACTGTTGCTTGCAATGACCGGAACAGCCTGATTTTCGTCACCCTGCTTTTGCTCTCCGCAGGCAATTAAGATGATAGCAATTGAGACAGAAACCAAATATTTCATATAAAAGACTTTAGAAAACAAATCTACTGCAATTTCATTTTGGAGCTCAATCCAATTACCTTTGCACGCAAAATAAGGGCAAATGCTAATTGGATTTCAGAATGTAACTTTTGAGTTTGGGGCAAGAACCATTGTAGCGGATGCTACCTGGCATATTCAACCCGGAGATAGAATTGGACTGGTAGGTTACAACGGAACAGGCAAGTCAACCCTATTGAAAGTGCTTGTTGGTGAATATACCCCATCAAAAGGTACGGTTGAGAAGAGCAGGGAAACCACTATCGGGTATTTACACCAGGACTTATTAAGCTTTGACACGCATGACTCTATTACAGAAGTTGCATTAGGCGCTTTTGAAAGAGTACGTCAACTGGAAAAAGAAATAGAGCAACTGGGTATTGAATTGGAAAAAAATCCGGAAGACGAAGCTTTATTACTTAAGTATACAGACAGTTTACATGAAATGGATGTGCTGGATGGATACAATATTCATCATAAGGCAGAGGAAGTATTGCACGGTCTTGGATTTTCGAATGAAGATTTACAAAAACCATATCAGCAATTCAGCGGTGGATGGAGAATGCGCGTATTACTGGCAAAAATGATTCTTCAACAACCCGATGTTTTGCTACTGGATGAACCTACCAATCACCTTGATCTACCTTCTATTGAATGGTTGGAAAAATACCTGGTACATTATAAGGGTAGCGTAGTAATTGTAAGCCATGATAAATTCTTTTTGAATAGAATGGTCAATAAAATTGTAGAGTTGTACCAGCAACAACTACATATTTATTCAGGCAATTACGAGTTTTATGAAACAGAGAAAGCCATTCGGATAGAAATGCAACAAAAGGCTTTCGAAAATCAGCAAGATTACATACGCCAGCAGGAAAGATTCATAGAACGATTTAAAGCAAAAGCTAGTAAAGCTGCTCAGGCACAAAGTGTGCAGAAGCGTCTGGATAAATTGGAAAAAATTGAAGACGTTCAATTGGAAAGGCCCAATATGCGTATCAATTTTCAATTGGAAAAAGTACCAGGTAAAATACTGGTAACCCTGAAAGAAGTTACCAAAAAATTTGGAGAACTAACTATCGTTGAACATGGTTCTGCAGAAATAGAGAGAGGAGATAAAATTGCTTTAATTGGTGCCAACGGAAAGGGAAAGTCAACCTTACTACGTATGATTGCAGGTACAGAAACTTTCAGCGGAGAAAGGGTTTGGGGCCATAACGTGGAAGAAAGTTTTTATGCACAACATCAATTGGAAGCTCTAACCTTGTCTAACAACATTTTAGAAGAATTACAACAGTGTGGCAGTAAAAAGACAGATGTTGAATTAAGAAGTCTTTTGGGATCCTTCTTATTCAGCGGGGACGATGTTGATAAAAAAATCAGGGTATTAAGTGGTGGAGAGAAAGCTCGAGTTGCATTGGCCAAAACCATTGTAAGCAGAGGAAACTTTTTAATTCTAGATGAACCTACCAACCACCTTGATATGCACTCTGTAGAGCTTCTTGCGGAAGCATTAAATAAATACGAAGGATCTTATATCCTGGTAAGCCACGACCGTTATTTTATTTCGATGACTGCAAACAAAATCTGGGAAATAGTAGATCATCAGATCAAAGAATTTAAAGGTACTTATCAGGAATGGGTTGAGTGGAACGAAAGGATGGAGAAACAGAAAAAAACAACAATTGTTGAGTCAAAAGAAACGATTAAACCAATGGTAAAAGCTGAACCCGTTAAACCTATTGAGAGCAGCATAAAATCGAGCCAACCTATTAATAAAGAAATACAGAAGGAATTACAAAAGAACCAGCGAAAACTGGCACAAGTTGAAACAGATTTGAATAAAGCGCAGGAAGAACAGAAACAGATTGAATTAGATCTGGCCAACCCTGACACGTATACCAATGCTACAAAATTTACTGAACTGGAAGCAGCATACAAATCTGTCAAGAATAGAATTACAGCGCTGAATCAAGACTATGAATCCCTGTTTGAGACTGTGATGGAACTCGAGAAAAAAGTTTAGCCTGTAAGGGGTATTTCCCTTCAAAAAGAACAGCCCTTCTTGGGGAGGGCTGTTAGTATAAAATCGTTTTAACTATTTTTCTGTAGGATTCCGCTTTCCTGCCAATAGTTTTTCCAAAGCCGTTTCTAATCTTCTCTTACGTGTTTCTTCTTTCTTTGCACCCTCTATCCAGTTAACATATTCTTTTTGATTGGTAAATGAAAGAGAAGTGAAAAATTCTTTGGCTTCTTCATGTGTAGTGAACAAACGATCCAGTTCAACTGGCGCTTTAACCAAACGCTTTTCGAAATCTACTCCATTAACCGCCAATTTGGCTTCTGAAAAATTTCTGTCTTTATTGGGAATCTGATCAGTCTTCTTGAATCGCATAGCACTCCAAACATGGTCTAATGCAACCTGTCGAACGCATTCATAATTTTGTTTGGTTAAGCAATCCCAGCTACAATCTCTGTTTAAATCAGACGCAATTTTGCTTGTCTTCTTTGGATATGCTACCCATAATTTGCTTTCATTATGCAAAGCAGGAATAACTTCTTTTAATACATTTTTCAACTGCAACTCACTCAAAGCGAATACCAATGCAAAATCCACCTTCTTACTTTTTAATAAGGGTGTAACATTCTTGGCATAAGTAAGTTTTGCAAACTGCTTTTCGATGGATGAGGGCAAACCTTGAATTATGAGATTCTTCTCGTCCTTAAGCTGAAGTTTTTCGAGTAGCGTTTGATTCGACATGCTTTGAAGGATTTTGTTACAATAAAGATTGCAAAGTTAAAAAAATGTTACGACTTTTTATAGTAATTCTGAAGGGTACTGGCCATGATTTTCTCAAGCGCAGCAATCCTTTCAGCATCACTTGGGTGTGTGCTTAACAAAGAAGGTGTACTTCCTCCACCTGTTGCGGAAGACATCCTATTCCAGAAAGCTATGGCTTCCCGGGGATCATATCCGGCAAGTGCGGAGAACATTAATCCGAAACGATCTGCTTCCAACTCGTTGCTTCTGCTGAAAGCAGGCATAATGGTTCCGGAAGCAATTCCGTAGGAGGTATTAAAAATTTCCTGCGTTAGCTGTGGTTTACTGGATAAAGCTATTGACAGGCCTGCCCCCAGACCCTGCTGTAATAATCCCTGGCTCATCCGCTCACTACCGTGTCTTGCTAGCGCATGGGCAATTTCATGTCCCATTACAACAGCTAGTCCCGCTTCATTTTTAGTGACTGGTAAAATACCTGTATACACTACGATTCTGCCACCAGGCATACACCAGGCATTCATTTGTTTGTCATTTACCAGATTGATTTCCCAACTGTATCCTGCAAGTTCCTGGCTGAGTCCTTTTTGCTCATAATAAGCCTTTATCGCTTTAACGATATTCTCTCCCACTCGCTTAACCATCAAAGCTTCTGCAGTTCCAGTAACCAGTTTATTAGTCTGAATAAAAGACTTGTATTGCGTAGCAGCAAGTGATTGGGCCTCTGATTCAGGAACCAGACTTAGTTGTTTTCTTCCGGTTATCGCATTTCGCTGACAACCGGTAATACTTGTCAATAACAAGATTATTGCTGCTATGCTCCAAAAAAGTTTTTTCATGAAATCTGCCTTGTATACACAATTACTTTCCGCTTCTATTTTTATCCCTTGATTTAAATAAAGGGATTTTACTTTCTGTACCTCTTAAAATTCTTCCGATATTTTTTTGGTGAGTCAGTACCACCATCAGTGCTACGAGTACAGCAAAAATTCGATATAAAGTTTCTTTCTCGTTGAAAATGAACAGGATAAATACCATAAAAGATACACCTGCCAGGATTGAACTTAAAGAAACGAATCGGGTTAAGTACAATGCAATCAGAAAAACCCCTACACAACACAAAGCCACCAAGGGCTGTATTGCTACGGCCATCCCAAGCAAAGTAGCAACCCCCTTTCCTCCTCTGAATCCAGCCCAAATAGGGAATATATGTCCCAATACAGCAGCCAGACCCAAACCAATCATAAAATTGGTTCTATCCCACTCATCGGTTAAATAATAAGGTAGTAAAATATAGAGGGAGGTGGCAATAATTCCTTTTAACACATCTACGGCCATTACAATGGTACCCCATTTGGAACCCAGTACTCTAAAAGTATTGGTAGCACCGGCATTACCACTACCATAGTCTCGTATATCTATTTTGAAATAATACTTACTAATCCAAATTGCAGTTGGCACTGAACCAATTAAATAGGCCAACAAAATCAATAAAACTTCGTTCATGTACGTATAATTGGGGGCACAAAGATAAACTATTTATCTAAGTTAATGATTTCTTAACATAAAAACGAACCAATTAGGCTAAAAATTGTATGGCAACCCACCCGTCTTTTTCCTGTGTTTTCAGGTATTGAAACCCCTTTTTATTAAATAGTTTTACCATATCTTCCTCATCAGATTTTAATAATCCGCTAATAATCAATATGCCTCCTGTTTGGGTGATCATAAACAGTGCTGAGGCATTCTGCTCTAATATATGTCGATTGATATTGGCAATTACGACATGGTAGGCAGTGTCTGTTTTAAGTTGATCGGCCAGTTCAACCTGAATATTGGTACATTGATTAACCTTGATATTCTCTTCTGTATTTTCAATGCACCAGGGATCATTGTCTATCGCCAGTACATTAGCAGCTCCTAATTTTTCGGCAAGAATGGCCAGGATTCCAGTTCCTGTTCCAAAATCAAACACCTGTTTGTTTTTACAATCAATATGCTGCATCAGCTTCATGACTGAATAAGTAGTCCCATGATGTCCGGTTCCAAAACTCATTTTAGGTGTAATAATCAATTCGTACTCCACTTCCTCAAACGGCGGATGAAATCCCGCCCTTACTCCTACAAAATTCTCTACTTGCATTGGGCTGAAATTGGATTCCCAGAGTATATTCCAGTTCTGCTTTTCAATAACCGAATAGGTAAATGTGAACTGATATGTTTTCCCTAATTCCGCTAATGCCTCTTCGTCAAAATTATCTGCAGCGATATAGGCTTTTAATGAATCAGATTCCTCCTGAAATCCATCATATCCCAACCCTGCCAGTTCCGCAACAAAAATATCTGACTGATCTTCCTGCAATCCTTTTAGGGAAATATCCACTTCAATGTATTTGCTATCTTTCATACTTGCAATTTAAATACCTAAATAAATAGTAAAATAAAAGCCTATAAAATAACAATGGCCCTTACGGGCCATTGCAATATTCACATTGAACAATTATCCTTCTTTATTAGGATTGTTCTCTTTTGGTTTCTGTTCAGGACGAGGCATTAAGGCCTTACGGCTTAATTTGAACTTACCAGTCTTTGGATCAAGACCTACCAGCTTAACTTTCACCATATCTCCTTCCTTAAATAATCCATCCATAGACTCGAGGCGGCTCCAGCTAATTTCGCTGATATGCAACAAGCCCTGCTTTCCTGGCATGAATTCAACAAAAGCTCCAAATTCTTTAATTCCTTTCACCGGTCCTTCATATACATCTCCAACTTCTGGAATAGCCGTAATCCCCTTGATCCATCTAACCGCATTGTCTAAACTATCTTTAGAAGCAGAGAAGATGCTTACTTCACCCATATTTCCTACTTCTTCAATATTTACAGTTGCGCCAGTTTCACGTTGAATTTCCTGGATTACTTTACCACCTGGTCCAATAACTGCACCAATGAATTCCTTGTCAATAATTAACTTCACCATCCTTGGAGCATGTGGCTTCACTTCTGGTCTGTGAGCTGGAATACACTCGTACATAGCATCCAAAATATGTAAACGGCCTTTTTTAGCCTGTGCCAATGCTTCACGCATTACTTCCATGCTTAGTCCGTCTACTTTAATATCCATCTGTACACCGCAAATTCCATCACGGGTTCCGGTTACTTTAAAGTCCATATCGCCCAAATGATCTTCATCACCTAGGATATCAGTTAGAATGGCATACTTCCCATCTTCACGGGTAATCAATCCCATTGCTACACCACTTACATGCTTAGGCATTGGAACACCTGCGTCCATTAAAGCAAGTGAACCGGCACAAACAGTTGCCATGGAAGAAGATCCATTACTTTCAAGAATATCACTTACAATACGAACAGTGTAAGGGAAATCCAAAGAAGCCGGCATCATTTGCTTTAATGAACGTTGCGCCAGATTACCGTGACCTACTTCTCTTCTGCCCACACCGCGCATCATTTTCACTTCACCTGTAGAGAATGGAGGGAAATTGTAGTGCAGAAAAAACTTGGAGTATTCAGACTTCGCAGCAGTTTCAGCCAGCAATTCATCTAATTTGGTACCGAAAGTAACAGTAGTCAATGATTGAGTTTCGCCTCTGGTAAACAAAGCAGATCCGTGTGGAGTTGGAAGTGGTTCTACTTCCATAGCCAATGGTCTTACCTGATCTAGCTGACGTCCGTCTAAACGAATACGATCTTCCAGAATCATGTTTCTAACTACTTCCCATTTAAGGTCTTCGTAGTATTTCTTTGCTAATTTCTTTTGCAAATCAGTAACATCTTCAGGTAATGCAGCCATTACTTCATCCTTCAATGCTGCATACGCATCTGTACGTTCGTGCTTGGCAGAACCATTTCTTGAAATCTGATATACACGGTCTTTTGCAAAACTGTAAACCAATTCCTTGATTTGTTCGTCCTGCTCAGGCTTTTTATAATCACGTTTTCCAGTTACGCCTTTCTTATCTCTTAAATCGGCCTGTGCCTTAATTTGAACACGAATAGCTTCATGCGCTATTTCTAACACTTTTACCAATTCTTCTTCAGAACATTCTTTGGCTTCTCCTTCCACCATCATCAAGTTCTTCTCAGTAGCCGCAATTACAAACTCGTAATCTGCATTGGCCAATTCTGATCGGGTCGGATTTATTATGACAACACCATTTACTTTAGCAATTCTTACTTCAGATATAATTTCCTTAACGGGAATATCAGAAACAGCTAAAGCCGCAGATGCTGCTAAACAAGCAAGCGAATCCGGCATTACTTCTGCATCACTTGAAATTAAAGTAACCAGTACCTGAACATCACAGAAATAATCTTCAGGAAACAATGGCCTTAATGCTCTATCAATTAATCGGCTCGTTAAAATTTCGTAATCATTTAAGCGAGCTTCTCTTTTGAAAAATGAACCAGGGACACGTCCTGCAGAGGCAAATTTTTCTTGGTAATCTACACTCAAAGGAAAAAAGTCCTGCCCTTCTTTAGGGTCTTTATTCGCAACAACAGTTGCCATGATAATGCAGTCTCCCTGCTGAACAGTAACTGCTCCGTCTGCCTGACGAGCCAGCTTACCTGTTCCAATGGTTACCTGACGCTTCTCGTCCAGGTTAAATTGAACACTTATTGGTTGTGATAACATATGCTTTAAAATGTAGTTGACCGGGCATTCTTTATTGCCCATCACCTGTTTGATTGGTAAAATGTAAGATACAGGATAAAACAACTATTCCCAACTACAAAAACTTGTGAGTTGGGAATGGCTTTATAACATGTCTGCAGAATTATTTTCTCAGACCTAATTTTTCGATTAATGCACGGTATCCTGTAAGGTTGTGCTTCTGCATATAAGATAATAAACGCTTACGCTGACCTACCATCATCATCAGGCCACGCTGAGTTGAATGATCGTTCTTGTTAGCTTGCAAATGCTTTGAAATGTGCGAAATACGCTCTGTCAATAAAGCGATTTGCGCTTCAATAGAACCTGTGTTAGTAGCTTTTCCACCAAATTCAGCAAAAATGCTGGCTTTCTTTTCTGTAGTTAAATAAGGCATCTCTAAATTTTTAAATAGACTCCGGAATTAGACTCTTTCTTTTTTTTCGGTGCAAAAGTACCAATTTTCCTGAAAATAGACAAATTATATGATTTTTTTTAAAACCCTTCGGGAGAGGTGGGCCAAAGCAGGTATTTGAAGAC is a genomic window of Sediminibacterium sp. TEGAF015 containing:
- a CDS encoding TonB-dependent receptor — its product is MKKILLFIFVVFGVIGVQAQEKFTLNGYIRDSLSGESLIGATLTIRDLGKSITSNSYGFYSITLPKGKYQLIINFIGYQSKALSIQLQDNLNLNISLQPNSGVVLQDVIVTARKRDNNVKTAQMGKLDLSITTAKALPAFMGEVDILKTLQLMPGVRNAGEGNAGFYVRGGGPDQNLILLDDAVVYNTGHLFGFFSVFNSDAIKNVSLIKGGMPAQYGGRLSSVVDIAMKEGNQNNTQIDAGIGLIASRFSIQGPIKKKKSSYMFSARRTYVDAITKPLISKTSDFYGSGYYFYDINAKMNFQISEKDHLYISGYFGRDKFTFNNAARSFRTLIDWGNATATVRWNHVFNKKLFSNTTLVYNDYHFNLSGSQNDFNIRLSSGIKDLTAKTDFDWFASPSHKIKFGALYTRHRFLPNIVAGNQDSVVFAPNNAPTKMANEAALYVQDDWDINNKLKLNIGLRYSTFSQYGGIEPRATFRYTLDETSSLKWGITRNLQYIHLVSNAGTTLPTDLWVPSTARVKPQLSWQYAAGYFKNFNNGMFETSFELYYKTMQNQIEYREGYTPSLKDPEEEFVFGKGWSYGAELFINKIKGRLTGWIGYTLGWTWRKFPDLNQGKKYPSRFDRRHDLSVVANYNLSEKWKLSSVFVYGTGNAVSVPERFYFIGGVLSQQYGTINGYRMNAYHRMDIAATYTPKPKKQRKYSSNWVFSIYNIYSRANPYFLYFDQEGSAADGTLKVAGKQVSLFPVLPSVTWNIKF
- a CDS encoding DUF3347 domain-containing protein; translation: MKYLVSVSIAIILIACGEQKQGDENQAVPVIASNSSNHSDTFNTAFSASLTAYYALKDAFIEENISKVDTAAERFAKTLSVIPLNEISADSIKSEAGVLTESLQAELIGLKGETLLEEKRKAFQLLTEQMTTLIKKVQFDREVIYYQYCPMAMDNNGAAWLSASSEIKNPYLPTSMLECGEVKDTLNVVRK
- a CDS encoding ABC-F family ATP-binding cassette domain-containing protein, whose product is MLIGFQNVTFEFGARTIVADATWHIQPGDRIGLVGYNGTGKSTLLKVLVGEYTPSKGTVEKSRETTIGYLHQDLLSFDTHDSITEVALGAFERVRQLEKEIEQLGIELEKNPEDEALLLKYTDSLHEMDVLDGYNIHHKAEEVLHGLGFSNEDLQKPYQQFSGGWRMRVLLAKMILQQPDVLLLDEPTNHLDLPSIEWLEKYLVHYKGSVVIVSHDKFFLNRMVNKIVELYQQQLHIYSGNYEFYETEKAIRIEMQQKAFENQQDYIRQQERFIERFKAKASKAAQAQSVQKRLDKLEKIEDVQLERPNMRINFQLEKVPGKILVTLKEVTKKFGELTIVEHGSAEIERGDKIALIGANGKGKSTLLRMIAGTETFSGERVWGHNVEESFYAQHQLEALTLSNNILEELQQCGSKKTDVELRSLLGSFLFSGDDVDKKIRVLSGGEKARVALAKTIVSRGNFLILDEPTNHLDMHSVELLAEALNKYEGSYILVSHDRYFISMTANKIWEIVDHQIKEFKGTYQEWVEWNERMEKQKKTTIVESKETIKPMVKAEPVKPIESSIKSSQPINKEIQKELQKNQRKLAQVETDLNKAQEEQKQIELDLANPDTYTNATKFTELEAAYKSVKNRITALNQDYESLFETVMELEKKV
- a CDS encoding YdeI/OmpD-associated family protein — encoded protein: MSNQTLLEKLQLKDEKNLIIQGLPSSIEKQFAKLTYAKNVTPLLKSKKVDFALVFALSELQLKNVLKEVIPALHNESKLWVAYPKKTSKIASDLNRDCSWDCLTKQNYECVRQVALDHVWSAMRFKKTDQIPNKDRNFSEAKLAVNGVDFEKRLVKAPVELDRLFTTHEEAKEFFTSLSFTNQKEYVNWIEGAKKEETRKRRLETALEKLLAGKRNPTEK
- a CDS encoding M48 family metallopeptidase, which gives rise to MKKLFWSIAAIILLLTSITGCQRNAITGRKQLSLVPESEAQSLAATQYKSFIQTNKLVTGTAEALMVKRVGENIVKAIKAYYEQKGLSQELAGYSWEINLVNDKQMNAWCMPGGRIVVYTGILPVTKNEAGLAVVMGHEIAHALARHGSERMSQGLLQQGLGAGLSIALSSKPQLTQEIFNTSYGIASGTIMPAFSRSNELEADRFGLMFSALAGYDPREAIAFWNRMSSATGGGSTPSLLSTHPSDAERIAALEKIMASTLQNYYKKS
- the plsY gene encoding glycerol-3-phosphate 1-O-acyltransferase PlsY codes for the protein MNEVLLILLAYLIGSVPTAIWISKYYFKIDIRDYGSGNAGATNTFRVLGSKWGTIVMAVDVLKGIIATSLYILLPYYLTDEWDRTNFMIGLGLAAVLGHIFPIWAGFRGGKGVATLLGMAVAIQPLVALCCVGVFLIALYLTRFVSLSSILAGVSFMVFILFIFNEKETLYRIFAVLVALMVVLTHQKNIGRILRGTESKIPLFKSRDKNRSGK
- the prmA gene encoding 50S ribosomal protein L11 methyltransferase, with product MKDSKYIEVDISLKGLQEDQSDIFVAELAGLGYDGFQEESDSLKAYIAADNFDEEALAELGKTYQFTFTYSVIEKQNWNILWESNFSPMQVENFVGVRAGFHPPFEEVEYELIITPKMSFGTGHHGTTYSVMKLMQHIDCKNKQVFDFGTGTGILAILAEKLGAANVLAIDNDPWCIENTEENIKVNQCTNIQVELADQLKTDTAYHVVIANINRHILEQNASALFMITQTGGILIISGLLKSDEEDMVKLFNKKGFQYLKTQEKDGWVAIQFLA
- the pnp gene encoding polyribonucleotide nucleotidyltransferase → MLSQPISVQFNLDEKRQVTIGTGKLARQADGAVTVQQGDCIIMATVVANKDPKEGQDFFPLSVDYQEKFASAGRVPGSFFKREARLNDYEILTSRLIDRALRPLFPEDYFCDVQVLVTLISSDAEVMPDSLACLAASAALAVSDIPVKEIISEVRIAKVNGVVIINPTRSELANADYEFVIAATEKNLMMVEGEAKECSEEELVKVLEIAHEAIRVQIKAQADLRDKKGVTGKRDYKKPEQDEQIKELVYSFAKDRVYQISRNGSAKHERTDAYAALKDEVMAALPEDVTDLQKKLAKKYYEDLKWEVVRNMILEDRIRLDGRQLDQVRPLAMEVEPLPTPHGSALFTRGETQSLTTVTFGTKLDELLAETAAKSEYSKFFLHYNFPPFSTGEVKMMRGVGRREVGHGNLAQRSLKQMMPASLDFPYTVRIVSDILESNGSSSMATVCAGSLALMDAGVPMPKHVSGVAMGLITREDGKYAILTDILGDEDHLGDMDFKVTGTRDGICGVQMDIKVDGLSMEVMREALAQAKKGRLHILDAMYECIPAHRPEVKPHAPRMVKLIIDKEFIGAVIGPGGKVIQEIQRETGATVNIEEVGNMGEVSIFSASKDSLDNAVRWIKGITAIPEVGDVYEGPVKGIKEFGAFVEFMPGKQGLLHISEISWSRLESMDGLFKEGDMVKVKLVGLDPKTGKFKLSRKALMPRPEQKPKENNPNKEG
- the rpsO gene encoding 30S ribosomal protein S15; its protein translation is MPYLTTEKKASIFAEFGGKATNTGSIEAQIALLTERISHISKHLQANKNDHSTQRGLMMMVGQRKRLLSYMQKHNLTGYRALIEKLGLRK